One window of Populus nigra chromosome 5, ddPopNigr1.1, whole genome shotgun sequence genomic DNA carries:
- the LOC133695051 gene encoding protein bfr2-like isoform X2, translated as MEIVYGLGCFQLFGLPHLLMLFHQPAENSILDPCGLLLTAKPRMKGDEAQGHDNPVDAEGDDGNDEDDGDDDEGDGGFGEGDEDLSSEDGEDLPNNPNNDKSNSKKGPDGGAGGADENGEEEQEDDEDDGEGQDDDEEDDDDDDDDGGEEAEEEVEEVENEEEEEDEDEEALQPPKKRKK; from the exons ATGGAGATAGTTTATGGCCTTGGATGCTTTCAGTTATTTGGTCTACCGCACCTGTTGATGCTATTCCATCAACCAGCTGAGAATTCCATTCTT GATCCCTGCGGGTTGTTGCTGACTGCCAAACCTAGAATGAAGGGAGATGAGGCACAAGGCCATGATAATCCAGTTGATGCAGAAGGAGATGATGGTAATGATGAGGACGACGGGGATGATGATGAAGGGGATGGTGGCTTTGGAGAAGGTGATGAAGATTTGTCGTCTGAAGATGGAGAGGACTTGCCCAACAACCCCAACAATGACAAGAGTAACTCAAAGAAGGGTCCGGATGGTGGAGCAGGTGGGGCGGATGAGAATGGAGAAGAGGaacaagaagatgatgaagatgatggcgAAGGTCAAGATGACGATGAAGAAGATGACGATGATGACGACGATGATGGCGGGGAAGAGGCTGAGGAAGAAGTTGAGGAGGTAGAGAacgaagaggaagaagaagatgaagatgaggaaGCCCTCCAGCCcccaaagaagaggaagaagtga
- the LOC133695051 gene encoding protein bfr2-like isoform X1: MEARYGSVTVTLTNGLLMCACEVLTTLLVSAFFKAQLLAQDPCGLLLTAKPRMKGDEAQGHDNPVDAEGDDGNDEDDGDDDEGDGGFGEGDEDLSSEDGEDLPNNPNNDKSNSKKGPDGGAGGADENGEEEQEDDEDDGEGQDDDEEDDDDDDDDGGEEAEEEVEEVENEEEEEDEDEEALQPPKKRKK, encoded by the exons ATGGAGGCTCGATACGGATCAGTGACAGTTACCCTTACTAACGGCTTGCTAATGTGCGCCTGCGAGGTTCTGACTACTTTACTAGTTTCTGCTTTCTTCAAAGCCCAACTTTTGGCCCAG GATCCCTGCGGGTTGTTGCTGACTGCCAAACCTAGAATGAAGGGAGATGAGGCACAAGGCCATGATAATCCAGTTGATGCAGAAGGAGATGATGGTAATGATGAGGACGACGGGGATGATGATGAAGGGGATGGTGGCTTTGGAGAAGGTGATGAAGATTTGTCGTCTGAAGATGGAGAGGACTTGCCCAACAACCCCAACAATGACAAGAGTAACTCAAAGAAGGGTCCGGATGGTGGAGCAGGTGGGGCGGATGAGAATGGAGAAGAGGaacaagaagatgatgaagatgatggcgAAGGTCAAGATGACGATGAAGAAGATGACGATGATGACGACGATGATGGCGGGGAAGAGGCTGAGGAAGAAGTTGAGGAGGTAGAGAacgaagaggaagaagaagatgaagatgaggaaGCCCTCCAGCCcccaaagaagaggaagaagtga